The stretch of DNA AGATCCCAACAATGGCGACGGCGCCGTGAGTAGTCGTGTGGTGCTGACTTCTGATATGCCACCGgcttcaccgccgccgccacagCGTCCTTCTCTTTCATCTCCGCGCAAACACCTCGCATGGCGGCTTCCCAACCTCTGCCGACCTCCTCGGCCACTCCCGCCGCGCTTCTGGCGCACCTCTCCGCCGCCCTCTCCGCTCCAAACTGGTACCTACACCCCTCCCTGCCGCATCTCCCTGCTCTCCTTGCTCCGTCCCTCCCCCAGATGCCCGACGTCCCACTCCCGGTTCGTCTCGCCACCGCGACCGCCCGCGCCGCGGCGCCCTCCCGCCACCTTCTCAGCCTTTCCCTTCCAATCCTCTTCCGCGTCCACTCCCTCTCCCCGCCCCCGCTCCGCCCCCTCTTCGACCGCTCCTTCGGCTCTCTCCTCACCCACCTCTCCCGCTTCGCACTCACCCCGCTCATCCTCCGCCTCTTCGCTCTCATGCATCTCCACTCGCCGCCTGCCCCCACGGGCGTCACCTACAATATCCTCATCCGCTCCCTCTGCCGCAGAGCCGACCTGCCCCGCGCCCTCCGATACCTCAGCCTCATGGTCCTCTCTGGCTGGCACCCCGACGCCTACACATTCAACTCCTTGATCGTGGGCTACTCCCGCACCCACCAGATCGACGCTGCTCGTGATCTGTTCGATAAAATGCCTTTGAGAGGATTCCCGCGGGACGTGGTATCCTATGCTGCAATGATTGAGGGGTTATGTGAGACGGGGAGGATTGACGAGGCATTGGACTTGTTCATGAAGATGGAGCTGTCGGACATGCATACATATGCGGTCTTGGTGAAGGGGCTGTGTAAAGcagggcggggggaggaggcgcTCCAGATGCTGCAGAGGATGAAGAaattggggtggcggccaagtacTTGCACTTATGCAGCCGCGATTGATTTATGCTGTAGGGAGCAAAGGGTTGTGGAGGCTGAGGAAATGCTGGAGGAGATGTCTGACAAATGGTTGGTGCCATCTGTTGTTACATGCACCGCGGTGGTCAATGGCTATTGTAAGGAGGGGAGGATGAGTGATTGTAAGGTGGGGAGGATGAGTGATGCGGTGAGGGTGTTTGAGATGATGAAGTTGAGGTGGTGCAAGCCGAACGTGTGGACATACAATGCACTGGTGTGGGGGTTCTGCAAGGGGGGTAAGGTGCACAATGCAATGGCTTTGTTGAATCGGATGAGAGCACATGGAGTAGAACCAGATGTTGTGACATACAATTTGTTAATTCGGGCCGAATGTGTTTATGGGCATATAGAGAATGCTTTCCGGCTACTTCGTTTGATGGAAGGAGATGGTTTAGCTGCTGATATATACACTTACAATGCGTTGGTGGATGCTCTCTGCAAGAATGGGAGGATCGATCAAGCTTGCTCCCTTTTTGATAGCCTTGAAGGGAGAGGCATAAAACCTAATTTGGTGACATTCAATTCGTTGATAGACGGGTTATGCAAATGTGATCAAGTTGATGTTGCATGGTCATTACTGGAAAAGATGGTCTCAGCTGGTTGCACGCCGGATACCTATACATACAGTCCGTTCATAGAATACCTATGCAAGATGAAGGGATCACAAGAGGGTTTGTCCTTTATAGATGAGATGCTAAAAAAGAGTGTTAAGCTCACGACGGTCAACTATACCATTGTAATTGACAAGCTATTCAAGGAGAGGAACTATGGATTGGCCACAAAAATCTGGGGTCAAATGGTTTCACTGGGTTGCAATCCTGATGCAGTTACTTATACCACATCTATGCGTGCTTATTGCAATGAAGGAAGACTCATTGAAGCCGAAAATGTTGTCAGTGAGATGAACAGAAGTGCGGTCACTGTAGATACAATTGCGTATAACACGTTGATGGATGGGCATGCAAGTATTGGACAGACAGATTGCGCAGTCTCAATCTTGAAGCATATGAAAAATGTTGCTTCTATGCCAAACCAGTTTACTTATTTGATCTTGCTTAGACATCTTGTACAAAGGAGGCTAGCAGAAGGTGTGCCTTTGAATGTAGCTGGTTTATGGAAGACCACCAGGCTTACTGATATCTTTGAATTGTTTGAGATAATGAAGAAGAATGATATTATTCCTAACACGGATACTTATTCTGCAATTCTGGAGAGGTTTTCTGAAGATGGAATATCGAAAGAGGTGACATCATTGGTTTCTCGTATCAAAGATGATAATCTTTCTTTGAATGAGGACATCTACACTGCTCTCATTACATGTTTATGCAAATCAAGACAGTATTCCGATGCATGGGCGTTGCTTCACTCCATGATTGGTCGTGGTTTTGTACCACAACTGATGTCCTATCAGCACCTACTTTGCGGGCTTATTAGTGAAGGACAAGCTCATATGGCTGAAGAAATTTTTGGAAACGGTAGATGGGAAGACTACAATCCTGATGAAATTGTGTGGAAAGTAATTATTGATGGCCTGATAAGAAACGGTCATTCAGATATATGCCGTGACATGGTATCCAAATTAGAGCAGAGGAACTGCAGACCAAGCAATCAAACATATGTAATGTTGGCAGAAGAATTGTCTACCAGGGGATAATATACTGCTACATTCACCAGTCGTGCAACACCGCTGAGCAAAGTTTCCATCAGCAGTGTAAAATGCGCCCAATCAGAGGCTTGTACCCACACATGATGTATCCTACTAGACACCGGAGTTACATATTACATGGATCATTCAACACACACTGGGTTCATGTTTTATTGCTCTCTCAAAGGTACTGGATTGATCTTCAATATCATAAGTTCTTACACTATTCTTTAATAACATACTTCTAGGGCTTTCTGGAAAGCGTTTGACCAAAATATTAGATCAAATTAATCTTGTCCCACCTAAAGATAACAGGTCAACAACCTTACTTTTACATACCGAACTGGTATTT from Triticum dicoccoides isolate Atlit2015 ecotype Zavitan chromosome 6A, WEW_v2.0, whole genome shotgun sequence encodes:
- the LOC119316883 gene encoding pentatricopeptide repeat-containing protein At5g65560-like; its protein translation is MAASQPLPTSSATPAALLAHLSAALSAPNWYLHPSLPHLPALLAPSLPQMPDVPLPVRLATATARAAAPSRHLLSLSLPILFRVHSLSPPPLRPLFDRSFGSLLTHLSRFALTPLILRLFALMHLHSPPAPTGVTYNILIRSLCRRADLPRALRYLSLMVLSGWHPDAYTFNSLIVGYSRTHQIDAARDLFDKMPLRGFPRDVVSYAAMIEGLCETGRIDEALDLFMKMELSDMHTYAVLVKGLCKAGRGEEALQMLQRMKKLGWRPSTCTYAAAIDLCCREQRVVEAEEMLEEMSDKWLVPSVVTCTAVVNGYCKEGRMSDCKVGRMSDAVRVFEMMKLRWCKPNVWTYNALVWGFCKGGKVHNAMALLNRMRAHGVEPDVVTYNLLIRAECVYGHIENAFRLLRLMEGDGLAADIYTYNALVDALCKNGRIDQACSLFDSLEGRGIKPNLVTFNSLIDGLCKCDQVDVAWSLLEKMVSAGCTPDTYTYSPFIEYLCKMKGSQEGLSFIDEMLKKSVKLTTVNYTIVIDKLFKERNYGLATKIWGQMVSLGCNPDAVTYTTSMRAYCNEGRLIEAENVVSEMNRSAVTVDTIAYNTLMDGHASIGQTDCAVSILKHMKNVASMPNQFTYLILLRHLVQRRLAEGVPLNVAGLWKTTRLTDIFELFEIMKKNDIIPNTDTYSAILERFSEDGISKEVTSLVSRIKDDNLSLNEDIYTALITCLCKSRQYSDAWALLHSMIGRGFVPQLMSYQHLLCGLISEGQAHMAEEIFGNGRWEDYNPDEIVWKVIIDGLIRNGHSDICRDMVSKLEQRNCRPSNQTYVMLAEELSTRG